The following coding sequences are from one Microbulbifer sp. TB1203 window:
- a CDS encoding MFS transporter translates to MSDIYDWSPENSQFWQSRGRKIASRNLWISIPSLLAGFAVWLYWGIITVQMLNLGFPIAKSELFTLMAIAGLTGATLRIPSSFFIRLCGGRNTIVFTTALLIIPALGTGIALQDRNTPLWIFQLLALLSGLGGGNFASSMSNISFFFPREKQGLALGLNAGLGNFGVTTMQILVPLFMTFGAFGAMGGDPMTLVSSSGTLIGKIPAGSQAWIQNAGFLWLLILVPLVLAGWFGMNNIRTEEVSPDIGNPVSAFGKMTLMLGIGFLTAVVGLWLLLPESANGSGWGVPKEIVLVFVIFGTVCGLKLLPGEIRSSLNRQYRIFNHKHTWVMSVIYTMTFGSFIGYSAAFPLAIKVIFGYSHVAVDGVMTHSTVNANGPSALMYAWMGPFIGALIRPVGGWIADRIGGALVTQVCALVMVVSALGVSYYMKAAYASATPEEYFVPFFLLFLVLFAATGIGNGSTFRTIAMVFPKEQAGPVLGWTSAVAAYGAFYIPKVFGEQIKATTPEYALMGFAVFYALCLVINYWYYLRKGSEFYNP, encoded by the coding sequence GTGTCCGACATATACGATTGGTCCCCGGAGAACAGCCAGTTCTGGCAGTCCCGGGGAAGGAAAATTGCGAGCCGCAATCTGTGGATTTCAATTCCCAGCCTGCTGGCCGGATTCGCAGTATGGCTGTACTGGGGAATCATCACTGTACAGATGCTCAATCTGGGCTTCCCCATCGCCAAGTCTGAGCTGTTCACCCTGATGGCGATCGCCGGTTTGACCGGCGCCACACTGCGTATTCCCAGCAGTTTCTTCATCCGTCTGTGCGGTGGACGCAACACCATAGTATTCACCACCGCTCTGTTGATCATTCCCGCCCTGGGAACGGGGATCGCATTGCAGGACCGCAATACGCCGCTGTGGATCTTCCAGTTGTTGGCTCTCCTCAGCGGTCTGGGCGGTGGTAACTTTGCTTCCTCCATGTCCAATATCAGCTTTTTCTTCCCCCGGGAGAAACAGGGGCTGGCTCTTGGGCTGAACGCGGGGCTCGGCAACTTCGGCGTCACCACCATGCAGATACTGGTGCCGCTGTTTATGACCTTCGGTGCCTTTGGCGCCATGGGCGGAGATCCGATGACACTGGTGAGTTCATCCGGAACCCTGATCGGAAAAATCCCCGCGGGTTCCCAGGCGTGGATACAGAATGCCGGGTTTCTCTGGCTGCTGATTCTGGTGCCCCTGGTACTGGCTGGCTGGTTTGGTATGAACAATATCCGTACCGAAGAGGTGTCGCCGGATATCGGCAACCCGGTCAGCGCCTTTGGCAAGATGACCCTGATGCTCGGCATAGGTTTCCTCACCGCCGTGGTGGGCCTTTGGTTACTGCTGCCGGAGAGTGCGAACGGGTCCGGGTGGGGAGTACCCAAGGAAATTGTGCTGGTCTTCGTGATTTTCGGCACTGTCTGCGGCCTGAAGTTATTACCCGGGGAAATCAGAAGCAGCCTGAACAGGCAATACCGAATCTTCAACCACAAGCACACCTGGGTAATGAGCGTGATTTACACCATGACCTTTGGCAGCTTTATCGGTTATTCGGCCGCTTTCCCCCTGGCGATCAAAGTGATCTTTGGCTACAGCCACGTGGCGGTCGACGGCGTGATGACTCACAGCACTGTCAATGCAAACGGCCCCAGTGCACTGATGTACGCGTGGATGGGGCCTTTTATCGGCGCACTGATTCGCCCGGTTGGGGGTTGGATTGCCGACCGGATCGGCGGGGCCCTGGTAACCCAGGTATGTGCACTGGTGATGGTTGTCAGTGCACTGGGTGTGTCCTACTACATGAAAGCGGCCTATGCATCCGCAACGCCGGAGGAGTATTTCGTACCCTTTTTCCTGTTGTTCCTGGTCCTGTTTGCGGCCACGGGAATAGGCAACGGCTCGACTTTCCGCACCATTGCCATGGTGTTTCCAAAAGAGCAGGCCGGCCCCGTGCTGGGGTGGACTTCCGCGGTAGCCGCGTACGGAGCCTTCTATATCCCGAAAGTATTCGGCGAACAGATCAAGGCGACTACCCCGGAATACGCATTGATGGGGTTTGCCGTTTTCTACGCACTATGCCTGGTTATCAACTACTGGTACTACCTGCGCAAAGGCAGCGAATTCTATAACCCCTGA
- the glp gene encoding gephyrin-like molybdotransferase Glp produces the protein MSKDCCSQPGLMPIEEARRQLVESITPVSGVERVPLANAAGRTLAEPVFAQIDLPSFDNSAMDGYAIRHRDLTDSEPLKLVGKSFAGAPFENPLPSGCAVRIMTGAVIPEGADTVVMQENVEVQGDRIFIRKTVAEGEHIRRRGEDVVTGTELLIPGQQITTAHIALAAAAGTGSIVAVRKPVVALFSTGDELQQPGTPLTAGGIYDSNRIALQSALQQMHVEVLDLGILPDDRQQISDALENVAARADAIITSGGVSVGEADYTREVIESLGEIYLWKIAMKPGKPFAFGRVGDTPLFGLPGNRVSALVTFQQLVIPALAQLRGSTPKPRTSLCARLVSPLKKKPGRVDFQRGFYSRNRRGELEVAAVGHQGSHILSGLANANCFIVLPHSSGDLPAGTLVELTPLESPFA, from the coding sequence ATGTCAAAAGACTGCTGCAGCCAACCCGGCCTGATGCCGATAGAGGAGGCCCGCCGCCAGCTGGTCGAATCCATAACTCCAGTCAGCGGAGTGGAGCGCGTACCACTGGCGAACGCCGCCGGCCGGACACTTGCCGAACCAGTGTTTGCGCAGATCGACCTCCCCTCTTTCGACAATTCCGCAATGGATGGTTACGCGATACGGCACAGGGATCTGACCGACAGCGAGCCGTTGAAACTGGTCGGAAAATCCTTCGCGGGCGCCCCTTTTGAAAATCCCCTTCCCTCCGGCTGCGCTGTGCGCATCATGACCGGTGCGGTCATTCCGGAGGGGGCGGATACGGTGGTAATGCAGGAAAATGTCGAGGTGCAGGGCGACCGGATATTCATTCGCAAAACTGTAGCTGAGGGGGAGCATATCCGGCGTCGCGGCGAAGACGTAGTGACCGGAACGGAACTCCTGATTCCAGGACAACAGATTACCACTGCCCATATCGCTCTTGCGGCCGCCGCCGGCACAGGCTCGATAGTCGCAGTGCGCAAGCCGGTTGTCGCGCTATTCTCCACTGGCGATGAGCTGCAGCAGCCGGGAACCCCACTGACCGCGGGTGGCATTTACGACAGCAACCGGATTGCCCTGCAATCCGCCCTGCAGCAAATGCACGTCGAAGTTCTCGATCTCGGCATACTGCCGGACGATCGCCAACAGATTTCCGATGCACTGGAAAATGTTGCCGCCAGAGCCGATGCCATCATCACTTCCGGTGGGGTTTCGGTGGGCGAGGCGGATTACACGCGGGAAGTCATCGAGTCACTCGGTGAAATCTACCTGTGGAAGATTGCGATGAAACCGGGAAAGCCATTTGCATTTGGACGTGTCGGAGACACCCCCTTGTTTGGCCTGCCGGGCAATCGTGTTTCAGCCCTGGTTACCTTCCAGCAATTAGTGATTCCGGCATTGGCCCAGCTGCGGGGTTCAACCCCGAAGCCCCGGACAAGCCTGTGTGCCCGATTGGTATCCCCACTGAAGAAAAAGCCCGGGCGAGTGGACTTTCAACGCGGGTTCTATTCCCGGAACCGGCGAGGCGAGCTGGAGGTGGCCGCAGTGGGACATCAGGGAAGCCATATATTATCCGGACTGGCGAATGCCAACTGTTTTATCGTCTTGCCGCACAGCAGTGGTGACCTGCCGGCGGGTACCCTGGTGGAACTCACTCCGCTTGAATCACCCTTTGCCTGA
- the narL gene encoding two-component system response regulator NarL, with protein sequence MSSPARVMMVDDHPLFRKGLMQLFSLEPRLELVAEASSGEEAVKLAQECDPDIILLDLNMRGMDGLDTLRAMRASDVSARIVMLTVSDNNADVVACIRAGADGYLLKDMDPEEILEQVLAATHGKLAISQRLTEILASALRKPDTSGADVLSTLTSREYQILQQIAMGLSNKLIARELDISDATVKVHVKHLLKKLNMRSRIEAAVWMVNQKRSEPASSSRSSER encoded by the coding sequence ATGTCCAGTCCAGCAAGAGTCATGATGGTTGACGATCATCCTCTATTCCGCAAAGGACTGATGCAACTCTTCAGCCTGGAGCCCCGTCTCGAACTGGTGGCGGAGGCCAGCAGCGGTGAAGAGGCGGTGAAGCTGGCGCAGGAGTGCGATCCGGACATCATCCTGCTGGACCTGAATATGCGGGGCATGGACGGCTTGGATACGCTGCGGGCGATGCGCGCCTCCGATGTCAGCGCCCGCATCGTGATGCTGACGGTTTCCGACAATAACGCCGACGTGGTGGCCTGTATACGTGCCGGTGCCGATGGCTACCTGCTGAAAGATATGGACCCGGAAGAAATTCTGGAGCAGGTACTGGCGGCAACCCATGGCAAGCTGGCAATAAGCCAGCGCCTTACTGAAATTCTCGCCTCTGCACTGCGCAAGCCGGACACTTCCGGCGCCGATGTGCTTTCCACCCTGACCAGCCGCGAATACCAGATACTGCAGCAGATCGCGATGGGACTCAGTAACAAGCTGATCGCCCGTGAACTCGACATCTCCGACGCCACCGTCAAGGTACATGTCAAACATCTACTGAAAAAACTCAACATGCGCTCCCGCATAGAGGCGGCGGTGTGGATGGTTAACCAGAAGCGCAGCGAACCCGCCTCCAGCAGCCGATCTTCCGAACGCTAG